Proteins encoded in a region of the Hippocampus zosterae strain Florida chromosome 11, ASM2543408v3, whole genome shotgun sequence genome:
- the myoz1a gene encoding myozenin-1a isoform X2 yields MPARTPTPIIKRRKPTKVIVDISNISQDEYEPVVKISEFDLGRKIGTPRDIMLEELSLLKNKGSKMFKMRQQRVDKFIYENNPDIFYGDSMDELQKFVPTEGGQMGSQTIHLGGYLLSKDTSQQHYGGMMYGGRASMTQPKPGSKGGEAGGAGRVGGSAGGQGGDGGKDDASKKTHPKTYISPWEKAMKGDESLLATLKGFMPGPVHHIELRKYKCFNRTAMPYGGFEKALQFMKFQMPDTQKNKVVVLPTLEYGHDLKLRPSFNRTPIGWMGSSEPCSIHVELDGVPYDGETEEL; encoded by the exons ATGCCTGCAAGAACACCCACCCCAATAATCAAGAGGAGAAAGCCCACCAAAGTCATCGTTGACATATCAAATATCTCTCAGGATG AGTACGAGCCCGTGGTGAAGATATCCGAGTTTGACTTGGGAAGAAAGATTGGCACGCCAAGGGACATCATGCTGGAGGAGTTGTCACTACTCaagaacaaaggctccaagaTGTTCAAGATGAGGCAGCAGCGGGTGGACAAGTTCATCTACGAGAACAACCCCGACATCTTCTATGGCGACTCCATG GACGAGTTGCAAAAATTTGTCCCGACAGAAGGCGGTCAGATGGGCAGCCAGACAATACATCTGGGCGGGTATCTCCTCAGCAAGGATACCAGTCAACAGCATTATGGAGGGATGATGTATGGGGGAAGGGCCTCCATGACCCAACCAAAGCCTGGGAGCAAGGGCGGAGAAGCTGGAGGAGCAGGAAGAGTCGGAGGAAGTGCGGGGGGACAAGGCGGAG ATGGTGGAAAAGATGATGCATCGAAGAAGACGCACCCGAAAACCTACATATCACCATGGGAGAAGGCCATGAAGGGTGATGAAAGTTTGCTCGCCACCTTGAAAGGGTTCATGCCCGGCCCTGTCCATCATATTGAACTGCGCAAGTACAAATGCTTCAACAG GACTGCCATGCCCTATGGCGGATTTGAAAAGGCCCTACAGTTCATGAAATTCCAAATGCCCGACACCCAGAAGAACAAAGTGGTAGTTTTGCCCACGCTGGAGTACGGGCACGACCTGAAGCTGCGACCTTCCTTTAACCGCACGCCCATAGGCTGGATGGGCAGCAGCGAGCCCTGTAGCATCCATGTGGAGCTGGACGGCGTGCCCTATGACGGCGAGACCGAGGAGCTCTGA
- the myoz1a gene encoding myozenin-1a isoform X1 → MPARTPTPIIKRRKPTKVIVDISNISQDEYEPVVKISEFDLGRKIGTPRDIMLEELSLLKNKGSKMFKMRQQRVDKFIYENNPDIFYGDSMDELQKFVPTEGGQMGSQTIHLGGYLLSKDTSQQHYGGMMYGGRASMTQPKPGSKGGEAGGAGRVGGSAGGQGGGQHGKDGLHGGSDGGKDDASKKTHPKTYISPWEKAMKGDESLLATLKGFMPGPVHHIELRKYKCFNRTAMPYGGFEKALQFMKFQMPDTQKNKVVVLPTLEYGHDLKLRPSFNRTPIGWMGSSEPCSIHVELDGVPYDGETEEL, encoded by the exons ATGCCTGCAAGAACACCCACCCCAATAATCAAGAGGAGAAAGCCCACCAAAGTCATCGTTGACATATCAAATATCTCTCAGGATG AGTACGAGCCCGTGGTGAAGATATCCGAGTTTGACTTGGGAAGAAAGATTGGCACGCCAAGGGACATCATGCTGGAGGAGTTGTCACTACTCaagaacaaaggctccaagaTGTTCAAGATGAGGCAGCAGCGGGTGGACAAGTTCATCTACGAGAACAACCCCGACATCTTCTATGGCGACTCCATG GACGAGTTGCAAAAATTTGTCCCGACAGAAGGCGGTCAGATGGGCAGCCAGACAATACATCTGGGCGGGTATCTCCTCAGCAAGGATACCAGTCAACAGCATTATGGAGGGATGATGTATGGGGGAAGGGCCTCCATGACCCAACCAAAGCCTGGGAGCAAGGGCGGAGAAGCTGGAGGAGCAGGAAGAGTCGGAGGAAGTGCGGGGGGACAAGGCGGAGGTCAGCATGGGAAAGATGGATTACATGGAGGGTCGG ATGGTGGAAAAGATGATGCATCGAAGAAGACGCACCCGAAAACCTACATATCACCATGGGAGAAGGCCATGAAGGGTGATGAAAGTTTGCTCGCCACCTTGAAAGGGTTCATGCCCGGCCCTGTCCATCATATTGAACTGCGCAAGTACAAATGCTTCAACAG GACTGCCATGCCCTATGGCGGATTTGAAAAGGCCCTACAGTTCATGAAATTCCAAATGCCCGACACCCAGAAGAACAAAGTGGTAGTTTTGCCCACGCTGGAGTACGGGCACGACCTGAAGCTGCGACCTTCCTTTAACCGCACGCCCATAGGCTGGATGGGCAGCAGCGAGCCCTGTAGCATCCATGTGGAGCTGGACGGCGTGCCCTATGACGGCGAGACCGAGGAGCTCTGA